The DNA segment GGCAGGGGCAACTTCTGTAGATTGCTCCAAAAGAGAGTAGATACTCATTGTTGGGATACGATCTTTTTTCCTTCGAGGGTTGGGTCGTGAGGGTATATCTGACGAAGGCAGCCCCGCACTTTTTCAGCTTCCTCCATATTGCCCATTTTTTCACTGATCTCAGAGAGAAGGGCAAGGGCTTTCGCATTTTGCGGTTCCTTTTTAAGAACTTCTGTGATATGAGTATATGCTCCTGTGTAGTTGTCCGCCTCAGAATAACATTGCGCCAGAACAATCCGCCCCGTAACGTAATCAGGGTATTGTTGTACCCCCGTTTCAGCTATGGTTGTTGCCTTTGTTCGCTTGCCATTTCCTAAGAGGAGAGCTGCAAGGCGTGCAAATAAAAGGGTTGTCGGGTCTTCATTATACAGCTTAAGAAGTGATTCTTCATTCACAAGGGATAGTGCCATGTATCTCTCCGGAGCAGTTCCTCAAACCATGAGTATCATCTGTAATATAACCCTCTCAAAGGAGGATGTCGGTATTTACTTGGAAAAAATAGTCCTGTTCATCTCTTTGTAGGTTCTTTGGTGTACAGTATTCGAGGAGTATCACAGGATTGTGAGGGAGACCGGTGCCACTCCTCTATCACGTATGCCTAGACGATCTGCAGCACGGCGGGAAAGGTCTATCACACGTCCTTCAACAAAGGGACCGCGATCGTTGATTGTCACTATAACAGAACGACCTGTCTCTTGGTGTGTTACCCGTACTCGAGTACCGAAGGGGAGGGTTTTATGGGCTGCCGTCATGGCCCGCATGTTATAGGTTTCACCACTTGCGGTTGTACGACCATGAAATTTTCGTCCATACCACGATGCTTTTCCCTGCAGTTCATGATCGCCTTGTTGTGCCTTTTTACCTTGACGATTTTGTGCCTGAATAGTGGCATAGCGTGGTGATGGACTGCATCCTACAAGAAATATAACGAGAAAGAAAAGAGACCATTGAAAATGCACGAACCTACTCCTTTGTTGCAGCGACAATATCTGTATATGGAAGAGGGCCTCCGAAAATATCGAGGGCACTTCCGATGGTAATATCTATACGGTTTTTTCCCTTTTTGCGAATGTGCGTAAGGTCTTCTAGAGTGTGCACGCCTCCGGCGTATGTTGTCGTAATGGGAGAATTGTTTCCTAAAAGAGAAATGAGTTCATAATCGGGTCCAGCCATTTTTCCTTCAACGTGTGCGGCATGGATGAGAAACTCATCACAGTATTGAGAAAGGTATTCCAAGGTTTCCTGGGTTATGGCAAGAGTTGTAACATTTTGCCATCGGTTGGTAACGATATAGTAGGTAGCGTCGATTTTCATACAGCTGAGATCAAGAACCAGTCGTTCTTTTCCAATGGCTTGAACGGTTTTCTTGAGATTTGCCGTGTTAAGATGGCCGTCATGAAAAATAAAGGAAGTCATTATCACATGGGATGCTCCCCAGTCAAGATAGGTTTGTGCGTTATCATGCCGTATACCACCACCAATTTGTAACCCCCCTGGCCATGTTTGCAAGGCATCCCTTGCAGCTTCTTCATTTCCTGGCCCTAACATTATCACATGGCCGCCACGCAGGTTGTCCCTTTGATAGAGACGGGCGTAATATTCGGGAGAGTGGGGGCTTTCAAAGTTTGTTTTGGCGTAATTGTCTGAATCACGAAGGGTTGCGCCGACAATTTGTTTCACTTTGCCCTGATGTAGATCTATACACGGTTTAAAATTCATACAACCTCCATGGTAAATATATATTCTTTAAGAGATGTTCAACCAGTAAATTCATTCCTGCAGTGAGCATACACCTCTCAATTATGTTCTTGCATAGGGGGAATAGAAAAGAGATATATTTAGGAGAACCATTTTATAAAAGGAAGTATTTATGCAGAAAGTGTGTTATGATGACAGTTCTTTAAAGAGTCTCATCTCGCCGGACGTGTATACGTCGTTTGCGGATCAGTTAGAGGCTGTGGAGACCATGCTGAACAAGAAAACCGGTCCAGGCAATGATTTTCTCGGGTGGCTCGAATTGCCAGAAGAACATTCCCCTAGCTTTTTAGATTCTATTCAAAAGCAGGCCGATGATGCTCGTCAACAATGTGATGTATTTATTTGTGTTGGTATCGGGGGGTCATATCTGGGCGCAAAGGCTGCCATAGAGTTTCTTTCTTCAACATTTCCGCAACAAAGAACACCGGAAGTTCTCTTTGCCGGACATCACGTAAACTCCGATTATCTAAAAGATCTTTTGTCCCATATTGAAGGAAAACGGGTCATCGTAAATGTTATATCTAAGTCGGGTACCACCACTGAACCAGGAATAACCTTTCGCGTACTACGTAAGTGGATGGAAGATGCTTATGGGCAAGAAGAAGCAGCACGTCGAATTATTGCTACCACTGATCCTGAGAAAGGTGCCTTACGTAAGTTGGCCGAAAGAAATGGATACAGGACCTTTGATATTCCGGACAATGTGGGAGGACGTTTTTCTGTGCTTACTCCGGTGGGATTACTTCCCATTGCTGTTGCAGGTATTGATATAAAAGAGTTGGTTTCAGGTGCTCGTGAAGCTATGAAGTACTGTAGTGGAACGGACCTTACAACCAATATTGCAGCGCGGTACGGGGTAAACCGAAATTGCCTCCTCCGTGAAGGGAAAACTATAGAGATGCTTGCGGCATTTCAACCTCAGTTTACCTTTGTGAATGAGTGGTGGAAGCAGCTTTTTGGTGAATCAGAGGGAAAAGATAGAACGGGGATTTTTCCTGCTTCCGTAGTGTATACCACAGACCTTCATTCCATGGGGCAGTGGATGCAGGAGGGCCTTCGTACTATTTTTGAAACCTTTCTTCGCGTTGATGAAACACGAGAAACCGTAGAAGTACCTCATTTTGAAGATAATGAAGATAATCTCGGATATCTTGTGGGCAAAAGTTTTGAATATGTTAATGAAAAAGCCTATGAGGGCACCCTGAAAGCACACCGTGATGGTGGTGTTCCTGCTGCAACAATTACCGTGGCAGATCGGAGTGCTGACTCCTTGGGACAACTATTCTACTTCTTTGAGAAAACCTGTGCTTACTCTGCGTATCTGCTTCGGGTGAACCCCTTTAACCAACCTGGGGTAGAAGCGTACAAGAAAAATATGTTTGCC comes from the Chitinivibrio alkaliphilus ACht1 genome and includes:
- a CDS encoding tetratricopeptide repeat protein, which gives rise to MALSLVNEESLLKLYNEDPTTLLFARLAALLLGNGKRTKATTIAETGVQQYPDYVTGRIVLAQCYSEADNYTGAYTHITEVLKKEPQNAKALALLSEISEKMGNMEEAEKVRGCLRQIYPHDPTLEGKKIVSQQ
- a CDS encoding septal ring lytic transglycosylase RlpA family protein is translated as MQILSLQQRSRFVHFQWSLFFLVIFLVGCSPSPRYATIQAQNRQGKKAQQGDHELQGKASWYGRKFHGRTTASGETYNMRAMTAAHKTLPFGTRVRVTHQETGRSVIVTINDRGPFVEGRVIDLSRRAADRLGIRDRGVAPVSLTIL
- the hisA gene encoding phosphoribosylformimino-5-aminoimidazole carboxamide ribotide isomerase gives rise to the protein MNFKPCIDLHQGKVKQIVGATLRDSDNYAKTNFESPHSPEYYARLYQRDNLRGGHVIMLGPGNEEAARDALQTWPGGLQIGGGIRHDNAQTYLDWGASHVIMTSFIFHDGHLNTANLKKTVQAIGKERLVLDLSCMKIDATYYIVTNRWQNVTTLAITQETLEYLSQYCDEFLIHAAHVEGKMAGPDYELISLLGNNSPITTTYAGGVHTLEDLTHIRKKGKNRIDITIGSALDIFGGPLPYTDIVAATKE
- a CDS encoding glucose-6-phosphate isomerase produces the protein MQKVCYDDSSLKSLISPDVYTSFADQLEAVETMLNKKTGPGNDFLGWLELPEEHSPSFLDSIQKQADDARQQCDVFICVGIGGSYLGAKAAIEFLSSTFPQQRTPEVLFAGHHVNSDYLKDLLSHIEGKRVIVNVISKSGTTTEPGITFRVLRKWMEDAYGQEEAARRIIATTDPEKGALRKLAERNGYRTFDIPDNVGGRFSVLTPVGLLPIAVAGIDIKELVSGAREAMKYCSGTDLTTNIAARYGVNRNCLLREGKTIEMLAAFQPQFTFVNEWWKQLFGESEGKDRTGIFPASVVYTTDLHSMGQWMQEGLRTIFETFLRVDETRETVEVPHFEDNEDNLGYLVGKSFEYVNEKAYEGTLKAHRDGGVPAATITVADRSADSLGQLFYFFEKTCAYSAYLLRVNPFNQPGVEAYKKNMFAFLGKPGFEDFE